The following proteins are co-located in the Micromonospora viridifaciens genome:
- a CDS encoding acylase, with translation MRRLTAAATAAILVAAGLTATTSPAAAHGDGYSALIQRASYGVPHITARDFASLGYGVGHVQAEDNICTIAETIVTVRAQRARWFGTTGEAAANVTSDLFQQKVIDDQVAERLLTGPRDGVHSPSNEVRDLLRGFAAGYNAHLRRTGAAHLTDPACAGKPWVQPITELDLWRAYWTNMVRAGSAALADGIVAAAPPGRPAPVRPGEITGQLPAPEAAALVAAADGAPAGVGSNAYALGRDATASGAGMVLANPHFPWDGPDRFYRMHLKIPGRYDTEGVALLGDPLIQIGHNGRVAWSHTVSTARRFAWHKLTLVPGDPTSYLHDGKPRKMTARTVTVQTPDGPVSRTLYDTHFGPVVVVPGRFDWTADTAYAISDPNAANNRAFDGWLAMGRARSVADLRAALDRRQFLPWVNVIAADSAGQALYADHSVVPRVTDDLAAACIPAAFRDLYAGSGQAVLDGSRSACELGRDRDAAVPGILGPAHLPTLVRGDYVTNSNDSHWLANPAQPLEGFPRIIGNERTERSLRTRLGVHQVRQRLASTDGLPGTRFTTANLWTVTLGNRAYGGELVRDDLVRSCTADPIATASGGTRVDLTAACTALRGWDLRVDLDSRGSHVFTEFARAGGLRFADRFDPAKPLTTPSRLAVDDPRVRTALADAVQLLDGIPLDARLGDIQTEPRGAERIPIHGGWPEAGVFNMTINVVEPGVGYPKVVHGTSFLMAVELGKSGPSGRQILTYSQSANPNSPWYADQTRLYSGKGWDTVKFTERQLKADPNLVTYRVGERRS, from the coding sequence ATGAGACGACTCACCGCCGCCGCGACCGCCGCCATTCTGGTCGCGGCCGGCCTCACCGCCACCACGAGCCCCGCCGCCGCCCACGGCGACGGCTACTCGGCCCTCATCCAGCGCGCCTCCTACGGCGTACCGCACATCACCGCCCGCGACTTCGCCAGCCTCGGCTACGGCGTCGGGCACGTCCAGGCCGAGGACAACATCTGCACCATCGCCGAGACCATCGTCACCGTCCGCGCCCAACGGGCCCGCTGGTTCGGTACGACCGGAGAGGCCGCGGCCAACGTCACCAGCGACCTGTTCCAGCAGAAGGTCATCGACGACCAGGTCGCCGAGCGGCTGCTCACCGGCCCCCGCGACGGCGTGCACTCGCCCTCGAACGAGGTACGCGACCTGCTGCGCGGCTTCGCCGCCGGCTACAACGCCCACCTGCGCCGCACCGGAGCGGCGCACCTGACCGACCCGGCCTGCGCCGGCAAACCCTGGGTACAGCCGATCACCGAGCTGGACCTGTGGCGGGCGTACTGGACGAACATGGTCCGGGCCGGCTCCGCCGCGCTCGCCGACGGCATCGTCGCCGCCGCCCCGCCGGGCCGGCCCGCCCCGGTCCGCCCCGGCGAGATCACCGGCCAGCTGCCTGCCCCCGAGGCGGCGGCCCTGGTCGCCGCCGCCGACGGCGCGCCGGCCGGGGTGGGCAGCAACGCGTACGCGCTCGGGCGCGACGCCACCGCCAGCGGGGCGGGCATGGTGCTGGCCAACCCGCACTTTCCGTGGGACGGCCCGGACCGGTTCTACCGGATGCACCTGAAGATCCCTGGCCGCTACGACACCGAGGGCGTCGCCCTGCTCGGCGACCCGCTCATTCAGATCGGCCACAACGGCCGGGTGGCCTGGAGCCACACCGTCTCCACCGCCCGCCGTTTCGCCTGGCACAAGCTGACCCTCGTCCCCGGCGACCCGACCAGCTACCTGCACGACGGCAAGCCCCGGAAGATGACCGCCCGCACGGTCACCGTCCAGACCCCGGACGGGCCGGTCAGCCGTACCCTCTACGACACCCACTTCGGCCCGGTCGTCGTGGTCCCCGGCAGGTTCGACTGGACGGCCGACACCGCGTACGCGATCAGCGACCCCAACGCGGCCAACAACCGCGCCTTCGACGGCTGGCTCGCCATGGGCCGGGCCCGGTCGGTCGCCGACCTGCGGGCGGCGCTGGACCGGCGGCAGTTCCTGCCCTGGGTCAACGTCATCGCCGCCGACAGCGCCGGCCAGGCCCTCTACGCCGACCACTCCGTCGTACCCCGGGTCACCGACGACCTCGCCGCCGCCTGCATCCCCGCCGCCTTCCGCGACCTGTACGCCGGCAGCGGCCAGGCCGTCCTCGACGGCTCCCGCTCCGCATGTGAGCTGGGCCGCGACCGGGACGCCGCCGTGCCCGGCATCCTCGGCCCGGCGCACCTGCCCACCCTGGTCCGCGGCGACTACGTCACCAACTCCAACGACAGCCACTGGCTGGCCAACCCGGCCCAGCCCCTGGAAGGTTTCCCGCGCATCATCGGCAACGAGCGCACCGAACGCAGCCTGCGTACCCGACTCGGCGTCCACCAGGTGCGGCAGCGCCTCGCCAGCACCGACGGGCTTCCCGGCACCCGGTTCACCACCGCAAACCTGTGGACGGTCACCCTCGGCAACCGCGCCTACGGTGGCGAACTGGTCCGCGACGACCTGGTCAGATCGTGTACGGCCGACCCGATCGCCACGGCCTCCGGCGGCACCCGGGTCGACCTGACCGCCGCCTGCACCGCCCTGCGCGGCTGGGACCTGCGAGTCGACCTGGACAGCCGCGGCTCACACGTGTTCACCGAGTTCGCTCGCGCCGGCGGCCTGCGCTTCGCCGACCGGTTCGACCCGGCGAAGCCGCTCACCACGCCGAGCCGGCTCGCCGTTGACGATCCTCGGGTCCGGACCGCGCTGGCCGACGCCGTCCAGTTGCTCGACGGCATCCCGCTCGACGCCCGCCTCGGCGATATCCAGACCGAGCCGCGCGGCGCCGAACGGATCCCCATCCACGGCGGCTGGCCCGAGGCGGGGGTGTTCAACATGACCATCAACGTGGTGGAGCCCGGCGTCGGCTACCCGAAGGTGGTGCACGGCACGTCGTTCCTGATGGCCGTGGAGCTGGGCAAGAGCGGGCCGTCCGGCCGGCAGATCCTCACCTACTCCCAGTCGGCCAACCCGAACTCACCCTGGTACGCCGACCAGACCCGGCTGTACTCGGGCAAGGGCTGGGACACCGTCAAGTTCACTGAACGGCAGCTCAAGGCCGACCCGAACCTGGTCACGTACCGGGTGGGGGAGCGCCGCAGCTGA